Proteins encoded together in one Colius striatus isolate bColStr4 chromosome 3, bColStr4.1.hap1, whole genome shotgun sequence window:
- the IL4R gene encoding interleukin-4 receptor subunit alpha isoform X2 has translation MGLICGITLLHQLWLISVKAIKYEAKSFEITAGSLRRGYDYVASVRCNYTDYPAYWSEWSEEVEFHYDYQVTAEDILQMAVPVSCILIMAVSVICYFCFTKVKKEWWDQIPNPAKSHLVVENVKFSVLSYIGEIKFPFHDLKQSHMENQTSCENCLSQNLSSQNFKGKDNIRNVEKSCSCHIKSGEWFPKGSSPVLTPETIVVEDSIEICECLTDIEVESQEETGDHITMFEPVESSNSAFREHSEHNDALASMFMELLADENNMQDNNNTDIITGENETFAKLALENPSQQNPKESPAQSQQPCDVSHPVSFFTKAFQDDYNCSTASKKSELSEESFESGYQSSDINSASLDATDLQHMIHQSLFPCSSENLHDSCALFQESPNELSFVTKKDRISNPAPLSFNTLESPCMEMCSSAYKSFNTVISPSLEPCGSAYKSFDTLMSSSVEHCGSAYKSFDTLVSAFKEPNSSAYKSFDALMSESMGNSSLTLCFENECSLPQCSETPEFSCRDEMYRSASNQTCYTNYRSPSTELDFQNTCSEHTDFPSFSKDANSSASAFLPGEEIHKQVTYQNVQKKGNIISCPTGPQPSGYQPFHNAVKCNGTYCDKDCEVTSESLYDPFIHPLYNNLRETPPDTITCEPGQKTDDHVCLIVQGSDFSIVPDLASSENVTQTSDGSHWITNSNELSSDGKDESTSRDDLLELNYPDLNSRERTTKETKSNSFNCTGKGMQEKSSNSLNTNFDCHRHNHLRKLEGAEENKDMINHAVGRKCGSAPHLPEKSLDNIGLNLERKTAEPLEHLVSDKLSLHHFVDNFCPSESHIMHRKDSRPAAAVKKGLVESLKENSRKNEKKVKLVQALAQENNCYMKVA, from the exons ATGGGACTGATATGTGGAATTACACTGTTACACCAGCTTTGGTTG ATTTCTGTGAAAGCAATTAAGTATGAGGCAAAAAGCTTTGAAATTACTGCAGGCTCCTTGAGGAGAGGCTATGATTACGTTGCAAGTGTAAGGTGTAACTATACAGACTACCCAGCCTACTGGAGTGAGTGGAGTGAAGAAGTTGAATTTCACTATG ATTACCAAGTAACAGCTGAAGACATTCTGCAGATGGCTGTTCCTGTATCCTGCATACTGATCATGGCAGTATCTGTAATTTGTTACTTCTGTTTTACCAA AGTGAAGAAAGAATGGTGGGATCAAATTCCAAATCCAGCAAAGAGCCATTTGGTTGTAGAAAACGTCAAG TTTTCAGTTTTGTCCTACATTGGTGAAATTAAGTTCCCTTTCCATGACTTAAAGCAGAGTCACATGGAAAACCAAAC AAGCTGCGAGAACTGTCTGTCTCAAAATTTGTCAAGCCAAAACTTCAAGGGAAAAGATAACATCAGAAATGTTGAGAAATCTTGCAGTTGCCACATCAAGTCGGGAGAGTGGTTTCCAAAAGGCAGCAGTCCAGTTTTAACCCCTGAGACAATTGTGGTTGAAGACTCTATAGAAATCTGTGAATGTTTAACAGACATTGAAGTTGAGAGCCAGGAAGAGACTGGTGACCATATCACCATGTTTGAGCCTGTTGAGAGCAGCAACAGTGCTTTCAGAGAGCACAGTGAACACAATGATGCTCTAGCTAGCATGTTTATGGAGCTTCTGGCAGATGAAAACAATATGCAAGACAATAACAACACAGATATCATCACAGGTGAGAATGAAACCTTTGCAAAACTTGCATTAGAAAATCCATCACAGCAAAATCCAAAGGAAAGCCCAGCCCAGAGTCAGCAGCCATGTGATGTTTCTCATCCAGTCTCCTTTTTCACCAAAGCCTTTCAGGATGACTACAATTGTAGTACAGCCAGCAAGAAGTCAGAATTATCAGAAGAATCCTTTGAATCTGGCTATCAGAGCTCAGACATAAATTCTGCTTCTCTGGATGCAACAGATCTTCAACATATGATTCATCAAAGTCTTTTTCCATGCAGTTCTGAAAATCTGCATGACTCATGTGCCCTGTTCCAGGAGTCTCCAAATGAACTATCATTTGTGACCAAAAAAGACAGAATAAGCAACCCTGCACCCCTGAGTTTCAATACCCTGGAGTCCCCATGCATGGAGATGTGTAGCTCTGCATATAAGAGCTTTAACACTGTTATCTCTCCATCTTTGGAGCCTTGTGGTTCTGCCTACAAGAGCTTTGACACCCTTATGTCTTCATCGGTGGAGCACTGTGGCTCTGCGTACAAGAGCTTTGATACCCTTGTGTCTGCATTCAAGGAACCAAACAGCTCTGCATATAAGAGCTTTGATGCCCTTATGTCTGAGTCTATGGGTAACAGTAGCCTGActctgtgttttgaaaatgagtGCTCCTTACCACAGTGTTCAGAGACACCAGAATTTAGCTGCAGAGATGAAATGTATCGATCTGCTAGCAATCAGACGTGTTATACCAACTACAGATCTCCCAGCACTGAGCTTGATTTTCAGAACACCTGTTCAGAACATACtgattttccatctttttccaAAGATGCAAATAGCAGTGCTTCAGCTTTCCTACCAGGAGAAGAAATACATAAGCAAGTGACATATCAAAATGTTCAAAAGAAAGGGAATATAATTTCTTGCCCCACTGGACCTCAACCATCTGGTTATCAGCCTTTTCATAATGCAGTTAAATGTAATGGTACATACTGTGACAAGGACTGTGAGGTTACCTCTGAGTCACTGTATGACCCCTTCATTCATCCCTTGTACAACAACCTGAGAGAAACACCTCCAGACACCATAACCTGTGAACCTGGCCAGAAGACAGATGACCATGTATGTTTGATTGTACAGGGTTCTGACTTCAGCATTGTCCCAGATTTAGCCTCTAGTGAGAATGTCACACAGACCAGTGATGGCAGCCATTGGATCACCAACTCTAATGAGTTGTCTAGTGATGGCAAAGATGAAAGTACCAGCAGAGACGATTTGTTAGAGCTGAACTATCCAGATCTTAACAGCAGAGAAAGAACTACAAAAGAGACAAAATCTAACAGCTTTAACTGTACTGGTAAAGGAATGCAAGAGAAGAGCAGTAACAGTCTAAATACCAACTTTGACTGTCATAGACACAACCACTTGAGGAAACTTGAAGgtgcagaggaaaataaagacatGATAAATCATGCAGTAGGCAGGAAGTGTGGCTCAGCACCTCACTTACCAGAAAAATCACTGGACAACATTGGGCTAAacttagaaagaaaaactgcagaGCCTCTGGAGCACCTGGTCTCAGACAAGTTGTCACTTCATCATTTTGTGGATAACTTCTGTCCTTCCGAGTCTCACATCATGCACAGGAAGGATTCCAGACCAGCAGCTGCGGTTAAAAAGGGATTAGTAGAATCATTgaaggaaaacagcaggaagaatgagaaaaaagtgAAACTTGTCCAGGCCCTTGCCCAGGAGAACAATTGCTACATGAAGGTAGCCTAG
- the IL4R gene encoding interleukin-4 receptor subunit alpha isoform X1: protein MARLPSAAPHILWILFFPYTTNEAMTARHVQEFACFTDYDKELVCHWKVPAQANCSKEFLLYYRHEDSSAGNEECVPKSGKDSLRCTCTIYRDYFVSGLTYILSLQFNGTDMWNYTVTPALVVKPRAPKNLAVQKVESGNFILSWEESYSSHSILSGQPVIYEVKYWRKLHPTEISVKAIKYEAKSFEITAGSLRRGYDYVASVRCNYTDYPAYWSEWSEEVEFHYDYQVTAEDILQMAVPVSCILIMAVSVICYFCFTKVKKEWWDQIPNPAKSHLVVENVKFSVLSYIGEIKFPFHDLKQSHMENQTSCENCLSQNLSSQNFKGKDNIRNVEKSCSCHIKSGEWFPKGSSPVLTPETIVVEDSIEICECLTDIEVESQEETGDHITMFEPVESSNSAFREHSEHNDALASMFMELLADENNMQDNNNTDIITGENETFAKLALENPSQQNPKESPAQSQQPCDVSHPVSFFTKAFQDDYNCSTASKKSELSEESFESGYQSSDINSASLDATDLQHMIHQSLFPCSSENLHDSCALFQESPNELSFVTKKDRISNPAPLSFNTLESPCMEMCSSAYKSFNTVISPSLEPCGSAYKSFDTLMSSSVEHCGSAYKSFDTLVSAFKEPNSSAYKSFDALMSESMGNSSLTLCFENECSLPQCSETPEFSCRDEMYRSASNQTCYTNYRSPSTELDFQNTCSEHTDFPSFSKDANSSASAFLPGEEIHKQVTYQNVQKKGNIISCPTGPQPSGYQPFHNAVKCNGTYCDKDCEVTSESLYDPFIHPLYNNLRETPPDTITCEPGQKTDDHVCLIVQGSDFSIVPDLASSENVTQTSDGSHWITNSNELSSDGKDESTSRDDLLELNYPDLNSRERTTKETKSNSFNCTGKGMQEKSSNSLNTNFDCHRHNHLRKLEGAEENKDMINHAVGRKCGSAPHLPEKSLDNIGLNLERKTAEPLEHLVSDKLSLHHFVDNFCPSESHIMHRKDSRPAAAVKKGLVESLKENSRKNEKKVKLVQALAQENNCYMKVA, encoded by the exons CTATGACTGCAAGACATGTGCAGGAATTTGCGTGCTTCACTGACTATGACAAAGAGCTGGTGTGTCACTGGAAGGTGCCAGCACAAGCAAATTGCTCCAAAGAATTCCTGCTGTACTACAGGCACGAAGATTCTTCTGCTGG TAATGAGGAATGTGTCCCCAAGAGTGGAAAAGACAGTTTGAGGTGCACTTGCACAATATATCGAGATTATTTTGTATCAGGCCTCACGTATATTCTATCTCTGCAATTCAATGGGACTGATATGTGGAATTACACTGTTACACCAGCTTTGGTTG TTAAGCCAAGGGCCCCCAAAAATCTTGCTGTCCAGAAAGTCGAAAGTGGTAATTTCATTCTGAGCTGGGAAGAGAGCTACTCTTCTCATTCCATACTCTCTGGACAGCCGGTCATCTATGAAGTGAAATACTGGAGGAAGCTGCACCCGACAGAG ATTTCTGTGAAAGCAATTAAGTATGAGGCAAAAAGCTTTGAAATTACTGCAGGCTCCTTGAGGAGAGGCTATGATTACGTTGCAAGTGTAAGGTGTAACTATACAGACTACCCAGCCTACTGGAGTGAGTGGAGTGAAGAAGTTGAATTTCACTATG ATTACCAAGTAACAGCTGAAGACATTCTGCAGATGGCTGTTCCTGTATCCTGCATACTGATCATGGCAGTATCTGTAATTTGTTACTTCTGTTTTACCAA AGTGAAGAAAGAATGGTGGGATCAAATTCCAAATCCAGCAAAGAGCCATTTGGTTGTAGAAAACGTCAAG TTTTCAGTTTTGTCCTACATTGGTGAAATTAAGTTCCCTTTCCATGACTTAAAGCAGAGTCACATGGAAAACCAAAC AAGCTGCGAGAACTGTCTGTCTCAAAATTTGTCAAGCCAAAACTTCAAGGGAAAAGATAACATCAGAAATGTTGAGAAATCTTGCAGTTGCCACATCAAGTCGGGAGAGTGGTTTCCAAAAGGCAGCAGTCCAGTTTTAACCCCTGAGACAATTGTGGTTGAAGACTCTATAGAAATCTGTGAATGTTTAACAGACATTGAAGTTGAGAGCCAGGAAGAGACTGGTGACCATATCACCATGTTTGAGCCTGTTGAGAGCAGCAACAGTGCTTTCAGAGAGCACAGTGAACACAATGATGCTCTAGCTAGCATGTTTATGGAGCTTCTGGCAGATGAAAACAATATGCAAGACAATAACAACACAGATATCATCACAGGTGAGAATGAAACCTTTGCAAAACTTGCATTAGAAAATCCATCACAGCAAAATCCAAAGGAAAGCCCAGCCCAGAGTCAGCAGCCATGTGATGTTTCTCATCCAGTCTCCTTTTTCACCAAAGCCTTTCAGGATGACTACAATTGTAGTACAGCCAGCAAGAAGTCAGAATTATCAGAAGAATCCTTTGAATCTGGCTATCAGAGCTCAGACATAAATTCTGCTTCTCTGGATGCAACAGATCTTCAACATATGATTCATCAAAGTCTTTTTCCATGCAGTTCTGAAAATCTGCATGACTCATGTGCCCTGTTCCAGGAGTCTCCAAATGAACTATCATTTGTGACCAAAAAAGACAGAATAAGCAACCCTGCACCCCTGAGTTTCAATACCCTGGAGTCCCCATGCATGGAGATGTGTAGCTCTGCATATAAGAGCTTTAACACTGTTATCTCTCCATCTTTGGAGCCTTGTGGTTCTGCCTACAAGAGCTTTGACACCCTTATGTCTTCATCGGTGGAGCACTGTGGCTCTGCGTACAAGAGCTTTGATACCCTTGTGTCTGCATTCAAGGAACCAAACAGCTCTGCATATAAGAGCTTTGATGCCCTTATGTCTGAGTCTATGGGTAACAGTAGCCTGActctgtgttttgaaaatgagtGCTCCTTACCACAGTGTTCAGAGACACCAGAATTTAGCTGCAGAGATGAAATGTATCGATCTGCTAGCAATCAGACGTGTTATACCAACTACAGATCTCCCAGCACTGAGCTTGATTTTCAGAACACCTGTTCAGAACATACtgattttccatctttttccaAAGATGCAAATAGCAGTGCTTCAGCTTTCCTACCAGGAGAAGAAATACATAAGCAAGTGACATATCAAAATGTTCAAAAGAAAGGGAATATAATTTCTTGCCCCACTGGACCTCAACCATCTGGTTATCAGCCTTTTCATAATGCAGTTAAATGTAATGGTACATACTGTGACAAGGACTGTGAGGTTACCTCTGAGTCACTGTATGACCCCTTCATTCATCCCTTGTACAACAACCTGAGAGAAACACCTCCAGACACCATAACCTGTGAACCTGGCCAGAAGACAGATGACCATGTATGTTTGATTGTACAGGGTTCTGACTTCAGCATTGTCCCAGATTTAGCCTCTAGTGAGAATGTCACACAGACCAGTGATGGCAGCCATTGGATCACCAACTCTAATGAGTTGTCTAGTGATGGCAAAGATGAAAGTACCAGCAGAGACGATTTGTTAGAGCTGAACTATCCAGATCTTAACAGCAGAGAAAGAACTACAAAAGAGACAAAATCTAACAGCTTTAACTGTACTGGTAAAGGAATGCAAGAGAAGAGCAGTAACAGTCTAAATACCAACTTTGACTGTCATAGACACAACCACTTGAGGAAACTTGAAGgtgcagaggaaaataaagacatGATAAATCATGCAGTAGGCAGGAAGTGTGGCTCAGCACCTCACTTACCAGAAAAATCACTGGACAACATTGGGCTAAacttagaaagaaaaactgcagaGCCTCTGGAGCACCTGGTCTCAGACAAGTTGTCACTTCATCATTTTGTGGATAACTTCTGTCCTTCCGAGTCTCACATCATGCACAGGAAGGATTCCAGACCAGCAGCTGCGGTTAAAAAGGGATTAGTAGAATCATTgaaggaaaacagcaggaagaatgagaaaaaagtgAAACTTGTCCAGGCCCTTGCCCAGGAGAACAATTGCTACATGAAGGTAGCCTAG